The genomic DNA TTTCCTTTCATATTAGACAGAGTGCACAGTATAGACACAAGCACAATAGGAAAGAATACCGCTCAGTCAATCTGAAAAAACTTTGACTATCAAAATTATTCCTTTTACCTTCAAATGTAAGTGTCAAAGTGAAGTGGGTGAGCATGTGAATGTCCTGTTTTTTcagctgtttttttttaatagaTTTGTCTTGGGTGTAACccacatgaaattttgaaattgatatgTGCTTGTGAAGCATAAAGTACCCATAACATTAGTCAATATACTGATTAAGATACCCATGGTTTTTAAATGTTGCAGATGCTGCAGCAGCACAGAACTCCCTAGATACAATTCTTGTTATGCTACGATCTGCAGCTGGAAGTAGTGAAGATGAGGCTGAggtaaaacaaataattttgtgaCTTTTTGATCTGTGCTGCAAtgtacatgcaaatttttgataattgttcaatatgtaaatgagatCCCTGATGTCTGTATTCTTTCTTATCagtaaatttattcaaatgttttaataatatttcataTGTACATAGGATCAGTAATGTCAGTAGATTAAACTGCATGGAAGCAGTCGTCAATTCCTGGTTCTCACAtcagtggttgttgacattCACTGTTTATGTGGTTTTAGTTCTTTGTTCTCCTGTGAAATGGAGTATACTTAGTCAATTAcctcagagataaagctgataaaagttaactttttcattttggtCGTCATCACagtgatttttattttgttttagacAAAGGCAGCTCTTTGAAAATAACGGTACAGTGAGTAACCATAATCTAACATCAATTTTGCAGAGGATTGCTGACCATTTCCTTGAGGGCGACCTATCATCACTGATTTTCCTTGAGCAATACATAGCGAAGAGGAAGGAAGCACATATCCGCAGAATCAAGGCTGAAAAGATGGCAGAGATCCGGAACAAGAGACAGACCCAGCAACATGTGTATCAGCCCTCAGCTCAGACATACACACCATATACACCAGGTGCCAGTGCCAGCACTAGTGCCCCCAGTGGTGCTGCTACAAGTACAAGTGGTAGTGCACCATATCCTACAGGTGGTTACACACCTATGCCATCGCCATTTTCCTATTCTTAGTTCCAAATTCTCAAGAGGCAGATCCATTCCTATTGACTCTAGAGATTTCTATCCAAGTCTTTCAGCACTCCATACTCGACAGAAATATCTGACAGTGTGAACATAGGGGATCATATAATATTGAGCAACcatgaagagcgccctcaataGCCATGCGGTTGATTCTCTTGAAAAACCTATTACTTCAAACACAGTGTTCCAAAAATGCAGAAGCTTTGGTTCAGGACTTACTAATTATTGATCTTGTAGCTTTCACCTGTGACTCATGCGCCACGATTACCTACTTTCCGTAACGCTTCACTTAGCTGGTTGAGCCTTAACAACAGTACTCATATGTAAACAGACTCCAAGCTAGCTGTgtaaacgcagctatctgttggcggggtagcgtggtcgctatgcgggtcaaaggtcaaccctgccACGGATAGCTGTGGGCCAACTGTGAgcgaaagtgggtctattacgacgGCACCACATGTATTGGATCTTTGatcggcaaaataaaccaaagtgagtg from Ptychodera flava strain L36383 chromosome 12, AS_Pfla_20210202, whole genome shotgun sequence includes the following:
- the LOC139145713 gene encoding vacuolar protein sorting-associated protein 37B-like: MYRAGSRKETSQFPSLYDMNVEQLQNILQNDATLNDWVKENDEVRSVQLQRETLLATNRSLAEHNLSREPRLKSSKARLASVHMEAAKQRQKFEQDKQQLDAAAAQNSLDTILVMLRSAAGSSEDEAERIADHFLEGDLSSLIFLEQYIAKRKEAHIRRIKAEKMAEIRNKRQTQQHVYQPSAQTYTPYTPGASASTSAPSGAATSTSGSAPYPTGGYTPMPSPFSYS